The DNA window GACAGAGGGCAACAGGATAAAGTACCACAACGAGTACATCTGCGAGCGCTGTGCTGAGGACGAGCTGAAGAGGGAGCTCCGCTTCCGCTTCAAGAGCATAGCCATGTTCGACCAGGCCAAAAAGCTTCTTGACCACTTCCGCGACCTTGATAAAGTCCTCTACGCCTTCGACCCGCGCTTCGACCCGACCAAACATCCAGAGATAACCAAGTGGGACGAGCTCAAGGCCAAGCACGTTAAAGTCGAGAAGATCAAGATGGACGAGCTTCCAGTCCCGGAGAATTTCAAAGAAGTCCTGAAGGCGGAGGGAGTGAACGAGCTCCTCCCAGTCCAGAGCCTTGCAGTCAAGAACGGCCTCCTCGAGGGAGGAAACCTTCTCGTTGTCTCCGCAACGGCCAGCGGGAAGACCCTGATAGGCGAGCTGGCGGGAATACCGAAGGCGATGAAGGGCAAAAAGCTCCTCTTTCTAGTTCCTCTGGTGGCACTGGCAAACCAGAAATACGAGGACTTCAAGAGGCGCTACTCCAAGCTCGGCCTCAGGGTGGCGATAAGGGTCGGCATGAGCAGGATAAAGACTAAGGACGAGCTGGTGGTCGTTGATACCGGCATAGATGCAGACATCATCGTCGGAACCTACGAGGGCATAGACTACCTCCTCAGAGCTGGGAGGAAGATAGGAAACGTCGGGACGATAGTGATAGACGAGATACACACCCTCGACGACGAGGAGCGCGGGCCAAGATTAGACGGCCTCATAGCGAGGCTGAGGAAGCTCTACCCGAAGGCCCAGTTCATAGGGCTTTCAGCTACAGTCGGCAACCCTGAGGAACTGGCGAAGGAGCTCGGGCTTAAGCTAGTTCTCTACGACGAGAGGCCCGTTGACCTCGAGAGGCACATAATCATAGTGAGGAACGAGAGCGAGAAGTGGAGGCACATAGCTAACCTGTGCAGGGCCGAGGCCATGAGGAAGTCGAAGCAGGGCTACAAGGGGCAGAGTATAGTTTTCACGTTCTCCAGGAAGAGGACGCACGAGCTGGCCGCTTACCTGACGAGCAAGGGGCTGAAGGCCAAGCCCTATCACTCTGGCCTTCCCTACAGGCAGAGAAAGCTTACGGAGATGGAGTTCTTGGCTCAGATGCTCGATGTGGTTGTTACGACGGCGGCCCTCGGGGCTGGTGTGGACTTCCCAGCGAGCCAGGTCATCTTCGAGAGCCTCGCGATGGGCAACAAGTGGCTCAGCGTTAGGGAGTTCCACCAGATGCTCGGGAGGGCGGGAAGGCCTCTCTACCACGAGAAGGGGAAGGTCTACCTTCTCGTTGAGCCGGGGAGAAAGTACTCCGCCCAGATGGAAGGCACCGAGGACGAAGTAGCCTTCAAGCTCCTGACTGCACCAATTGAGCCCGTTCAAGTGGAGTGGAGCGATGAGCTTGAGCAGGACAACGTTCTAGCTCATTCCTGCGTGTTCAACAGGCTGGATATCATCGAGGAAGTCCAGTCAAAATGTCTTGGAGCAAACCAGAGTGCAGAAAAAGTCCTCGAAAAGCTTGAGGAATTCGACTTCGTGAGGATAAAAAGACCGATCGTTGAGGTTACCCCCTACGGAAGGGCCGTCAGCATGAGCTTCCTCCTGCCAAAGGAGGCAACGTTCATCAGGGAGAACCTCGGAAAGAAGGAGGCGAGATGGATAGCGGTTAAGCTCCTTCCCTTTGAGAACCTATACCTGAGTGGAACCCTCCAGAGGGAGCTTGAGGGGGCTGTTAGAGGAAGGTTAAGTGCCAACGTCTTCTCACCGAGCTTCGCCTCGATCCTCGATGAACTCGATAAGGTGATTCCAGAACTGAGTCCTAACGCCGCCGAGAGGCTCTTCACGATCTATCAGGAATTCTTCATGTGTCCTGAGGAAGACTGCACCGAGTACGCGATGGAGAGGGTGAGCAACCTGATAATCGAGCTCAGGAGAAGTGGAAAGCATCCGACCCAGATAGCGGAGCACTTCAGAAAGGTCTACGCGCTGATAGTCTATCCGGGCGACGTCTTTACGTGGCTCGATGGAATAGTCAGGAAGCTCGAGGCCATCGAGAGGATAGCGAGTGTCTTCCACGCGAGGAGAACAGAGGAAGAAGCGAAGATACTGAAGAGGGAGATAGAAGAAGGAAGGACGATACGCTAACGCTCTGCCTCCCAGAGCCAGAGGTTGTTTCCCATATCTTTTCTTTCCAGCGGTTCCCCAACCAGTTCACCTATGTAGACCTCTGAGACGAAGACTTCTCCCCTGATGAGATGGCCGCCAAAGACCCTGCCCTTATCGTCACCGAGGGTCACGTGGAGGTGCGCGAACGGCTTTCCCTCCTTGAGGCTTATGTTACCGTTCAGGGAGAGAAGCTCGAAAGTGCCGCTGAGCTCGATACTCTTATACCTTTTCTCGTCCTCAGAATAGTATCCCACCACAGGGTTTCTCAGGGAGCCTATGCCCATGACGACTCCGGCCTTAATCCCCTTACTCTCAACAAAGCGGCTTATAGCCTCCAGAAGATCCTCCCCCTCAGGAACCCTGAAGAGGAACATTCGTCCGGGTTTGAACTCCATACTCTCACCTCAACCCTAATAAACCCAGGAAGCTTTAAACGCTTTGGGTGTGAGAGAATGAAAGCTGAAACCCTCATGAAAATCCTGCCGCAGATCGAGGAAATAGAAGGCGTTGACTTCTCCCAGTTCAATCCACCCTATCCTGGAGTGATAGATGCATTCAAGAAGTCTGGAAGGAAGGGCCTAGTTGAGTTCCAGAGGTTCGTTGAAGAGATTGGCCTTGGAAAGGAAGTAGTCAGGAGTTTCCTGGTGTCGCTCTTTCAGTACCTGCTCATCCGCTACCGCCGCTTCAATGAGTACACCGTCGTCAAGCCCGCAGTTAAGGTCTTCATAACCCTGAAGGGGTGGCTCAACGAGAACGGCTTTGAGAGGGACTGGGAAAAGCTCCTCTCGTCCTTCGTTGGATACCTCGTGAGCATGTTGCCGATGATAGTGGAGAACGAGGACTGCGAGACCGCCGGGGCGTACGCGGTTCTCATAGCGAAACTGGCCAAGGAAGCAATGGAGAAGTTCAACGATGAATACTACGACGAACTGTTTAAGGCCACGAATGAGATACTTAATGAGCTGAAGGAAAAATGCGGGACTGACGTCTCAGCAGTAGAAAAAGAAAAGGTCTGTTAGCGTTCGAGAGTTACCTCGGCGTAGCTCCTTGGATCTTCCCATATTCTTACCATTATCTTCCTCACGTTGGCTCCTGCCTTTTCTGCAATCCTCTCGGCGAACCATTCGGCGATGTACTCCGCCGTCACGTTGGGCTTATCAAGAATTACCACTTCATTCTCGGGCAGTTCGAGCCGCTTATTGTTTTTCTCAATGATGACAACTCCATCCCTGCGCTCTTTTACCCAGTCCTCACTTACCAGGATTCGGTGATCGAGGAGCTTGACGAGGTTGCTCAGGTGGTTGAAGTCGAATATCATGCCGCTTTCATTTAACTCGCCCCATACCTTGACGTCAACGTGGTAGGTGTGGCCGTGAATCCTAAGGCACTTGCTCTCGTAGGGCAGTGCGAGGAAGTGGGAGCTGTCGAAGTCCTTCTTCCAGCTTATCTTTCTCTCCACTATTCTGAAGTTCTCACTCATTTTCCCACCGTAAGCTAGAGGAGGCAATAAAGTTATAACCCTTGCTGACCAAAGCTGGGAAGGTGTTGAGATGCCGAGGGGTATGGGCTGGGGAAGAGGGCGAGGAAGAAGACGAAAGATGAGAATGATAGGGTTTATCCCGCAGGTTAGGCACTTCTATCCCGCTCATCCACCGGTATTCCAGCCTAAACCTCCGATTTTCATGACTTACGAGGAATTTGAGGCACTAAGGCTCGTCGATTACGAGAGACTAACCCAAGAAGAGGCCGGTCAGAGAATGGGCGTCTCAAGGGGCACGGTATGGAGGGCATTGACGTCGGCAAGGAAAAAGGTCGCACAGATGCTCGTCGAGGGCAGGGAGCTTATAATCCTCCCTGGGGGGAATGAGGTTCCAAGGGGAGCCGATGAGTAAAGCCTGTAACAAGCTTGTGTTGACTAGATTTAACCTTCCGCGTCTTCTCTTGAGTATTCATGGCATTTAATTGCACTTTAGATCTTATTAGGGCAACCTAAAATTCCCTTGCAGATTCATCTCTCAGATTTTTAGGTGAGATGTTACGTAAGTTATTTGTTAATACTTTGAATTGATTAGAATTTTGTTGAATTTGTTAAAAATTCGATTATATATTTCTCAAATTTATAAAGTAAAAATTATCTTTATATAAAAGGATAAAAATTACTTTTAATATAAATTACAAAACCAAGAATTTTTACCATATTAAATTGTTCAAATAAGAATAACTAACAGTTGTAGAGAACTATTGGGGAAGGAATGGAAGACCAAGGCAAAAACAACGACTAATTTAGTGCACTCTCCAAAATTCGGGAAGTTGACTAAATAAGCCCCGGCTATTATACAATCAATTTTTAGTTACAATTAAAAGTAGTCATAAAGACAGGAGAAGTTGATGCGAAGGGCATCACTAATGCAACAATACTCTACATCTTCAAAAAACAACACAGCACAGCTCATTGTCGGGATGTGATTTGAATTGGGGGCATTGGGAAAAGAAACATGCTTCTCAGGTCAAAGAGGGGATTAACCTGACTACGGAAATCGCCCACACCAGCTTAGAGAGCTAAATCTTGGAGCATATACGAATCCGAATTCTTTATGAAAACCCGAGAAGACGAGACAACAGACCGCAGACCAGTGCGGCATGTGCGTCATCGACTACACTTTTATTGACTACGCGAGGGATAACATCTGCCTCCCAATGTCACCAAGTTCTCCACGTTTCTTCTCTCTTCTCTATCTATCTAATGGTGTATTTTATTGATCATCAGTTTGTCATATAAGGTACATTATATGACAAGTTAAGGCACAAAAATGAGCACCCAACGGAGCACCCAAGCATCTAAGAGAATAGAAAGGAAACAAAGCTTATTAGATTTTGGAAGAAATCCCGCAGAAAGCTCTCACGGAATTAAACAGGGAGTAGTGGATAGAAGGCCTGCCCTCATCATCCCGGGCTGTAGCTATGGAATCTACAAACTCCACCTCCAAAAAGAACCTCCTTACACAGCGGGATTTCTTGTATCTCCTGCTCAGCCAGTCAATTTCAAAAATCGCTGAATACCTCTTTTTTGTTGGTGTAGTCTTCTATGTCTACAACCACTCATCCACCGCAGACACTTCAGGGATATTCATGGCAAAAACGCTGTCGCTTTTACGGCTCTCGCGTCCATTAAGAAGCTCAATGAAGTCGAAACGCCTATTTTAGGCAGAATTACAGATTAATAGAAGATATAAAAGTGGGACTAGTATTTGTGAGAGCATCTAGTTACGTGTTGGCGCTCCTTCTGATCTCAGGGGGCTTATGGTAGGGGGAGGAATAATAAACGTGCTTTTAGTTCCTTATTCGGCAAGCTTATCGGCTTCAGCTGAGGTTGGGTACGGTGTCCTGCTTACGGCCATGGGGCTGGGTTCTTTATCGGGAGCTTTCTAATGGGTCTTGTAGGCGACAGGTTCTCCAATGAGACAACGTTCATCGCTAGCCTCTTTATGGCGGCACTCGCTCCAATAATGTGGAACCAGGTGAGCTATCTGCCCAGGCGGCGGTTATAGAGGTCTTCAACGGCGTTGCAAACAGCATGTTTAACATCTCCCTTCAGACGCTGTTCCAAAAGACCGTCCCATCTAACCTGCTGGGAAGAGTTTTATCGCTCGATTATTTCATAACCTCAGCTTTCTTGCTCATCTCCATAGGGGTTGGAGGAGTGCTTGCGGACAAAATTGGAGTGAGCACAATGCTTCTCATAGCAGGTATCCTGGAGATTATTACAGTCCTTATTGCATTTTGGGTTATTGAGTATCTCGGGAGAGACCAATAACTACCTTTCATTGTAATGGAAAACTGGTCGTGTAATAGCCGGCTTCCCATGCAAATAGTTGGTATTATCTGCATCCAACTATTTCCCGAAACTAAACGCACACTTTTGTTTATTTAATATCGAGGAGTAGTATAAATTTGCCATTTTTTACTACTAACAATACTTATTAAAAACTTTTGATTATTTTAATATATTAGAGAATTTTAAATCTTAATTTGAATTAAATGTTTTATAGTGATATTATGGACTAATGCTTATATCAATGAAAATAAACAAAAGTAAATTTTTAAATTTAAGAATATAACGCGTAACAATTCACCGGAAAATCTGAGAGATAGATTGTAGCAAGAACCGCAAGAGGACACTCAAAGAAAAGGACAGCAAAAGGGTCAAAAAAAATAAATTACTGGTCTTTAGAGGCTTCTTCCCTTTCTTTCTCCTCTATAAATGCTATTACGTTGTCCACTATCTGCGGCGCAAGTCCAATGTAATTCTCCGGCTTGAGGGACTCCACGTCCTCTTCACTCAGGTACTTCATGGCCTCTTCGCTCTCCCTGACGACCTCAAGGAGATCCCTCTTCTCATAGAACGCTTTCATGGCCAGCTGTCTAACGAGTTCATGGGCCTCTTGTCGCCCCATACCCTTCTCAGTCAGCTTCAGCATCAGCGGCTCGGCCATTATGAGGTTGTTGGTGAGGTATAAGTTCCTCTCAATGTTCTCTGGGAAGAACTCAAGGCCCGAGAGAACCTTTATCATGCTCTTCAGCATCTCGTCGAGGAGGACAAAGCTCTCCGGTAGAATAACGCGCTCTACTGAAGAATTTGTCAGATCCCTCTCATGCCAGAGCGGGTTGTTTAGGAGAGCCGGAATCACGTTGGAGTAGAGAACCCTAGCTAAACCGCTCACCTTCTCGCTCCTTATCGGGTTCCTCTTGTGCGGCATGGTTGAAGAGCCCACCTGCTTCTTTCCAAAGGGTTCGCTGACCTCAAGTATTTCTGTCCTCTGGAGGTTTCTGATTTCGAGGGCTATCTTGTCGAGGGTTGAGGCTATGAGGGCGAGAACCATCATGAGCTCGGCGTAAACGTCCCTCTGGATTATCTGGTTGCTTATCCTGGCGGGCTTGAGTCCAAGGTCTTCCATGACCAACTTCTGTATTTCAAGGCCCTTCTCCCCAAAGCTGGCCATCGTTCCGACTGCACCGCTCATCTGACCAACAAGGACCCTCTCCTTGAGCTGGTTGATCCTGTCTATGTGCCTCTGCACCTCGTCCAGCCATATGGCGAACTTCATGCCATAGGTTGTGGGTACTGCATGCTGGCCGTGCGTCCTTCCAATGCAGACAGTGTACTTGTGCTCCCTCGCGAGCTTCTTGAGTATTGAGCGGAGCGTCTTCAGGTCTCTCTCGACTATCGCGAGGCTCTCCCTTATTAGAAGAGCGTTTGCGGTGTCTATTATGTCGTTTGAGGTTGCCCCAAGGTGGACGTACTTTCCGTGCTCGCCGCAGACTTCGCTCAAGGCCTTTACGACGGCCATGATATCGTGGTGTATCTCTGATTCAATCTCTTTGACCCTCTCAAGCTTCACCCACTTTGTGTTAGCCCTTTCAGAGATTACGCGTGCGCTCTCCTCTGGGATGTTCCCGACCTTCGCGTGTGCCCTCGAGAGGGCGGCCTCAACGTCTAGGAGCTTCTGGAGTTTGTTCTCTTCGTCCCAAATGCGCCTCATCTCCTCGCTCCCATAGCGGTAGTCAATCGGATGAACGGCCATTTTATCACCATGTTCAAGTCAATTTTTCCTTCTTAAAATGTTTATGTTGTCACAATTTTGTAAATCCCGAGTTGGGAGATTACTCAGAGCCTCTTGGAGGTGTCAATTTTGTTTCCCGCTGAGTGAAAACGACCGAAAAGTATTTAACCCCATCTCGGCGATAGCCTAACGACAAAACTTCCGGAGGTGCCAGAAATGGCTGAGGAGCACGTTGTCTACATTGGAAAGAAGCCGGTTATGAACTACGTCCTCGCCGTGATAACCCAGTTCAACGAGGGCGCCAAGGAGGTCAGCGTTAAGGCTCGCGGTAGGGCTATCAGCAGGGCCGTTGACGTCGCCGAGATCGTCAGGAACAGGTTCCTCCCAGAGGTCAGGGTTAAGGAGATCAAGATCGGTACCGAGGAGCTTCCGACTGCCGACGGCAGGACCGCCAACACCTCAACCATCGAGATCGTTCTCGAGAAGCCGTGAATTTGATCCCTTTCCTTTTCCTTAAACGCTTCAGTTTTTCTTGAAGTTCTGGAAATTCTTATAACCATCTGCTCGAATTCTCCACGGTGAACCTTTTGGACTACGAGGTCATTGACATTCATGACGAGCGCACTAAGGAGCTAGCTCAGATACTCTCAAACGAGAAGGCACTTTCGATATTAAGGCTGATTGAGGAGAAACCTCGTTCAATTAGCGAGATTTCCCAGGAGCTTGGGATTCCCATATCAACGGTCTCTTATCACATAGACCGAATGCTTAAGGTCGGGCTCGTAGAAGTAGCCGGTAAGAAGTACGGAAGGCGCCTTCAGGAGGTAAAGCTGTACAGGGCTTCAAGCAAACCGATACTGATTCTCCCGGGAGGGAAAAAGGAGCACAGGACGTGGGAGAAGCTCCGCGTCATAAACCTCGCCGTGAGTGCCGCTGTCTCTATGGGTGTGTACCTTGCGGCCAAGCTCCTGAGGGAGGGGAGCAAAGGGCAGTCCGAGACCGTTAGAACCCTTACAGTGAAAACTGCCCCGGAGGTATCAAAAACTTCTACCGACTGGGCCGCTATTCTTATTTCAGTCTTAACGTTCATCCTCGTATTTGGTGTTTTAGAGTACCGTTTCCGGAAACTTTTTTAAGAGACCGTGAGGATTTTCGCTTGAGAGGTGGTAACATGGCAGAGATCACCGTGGGACAGGTTGTCAAAAGGAAGGCAGTGCTCGTTAGGCCGGACGATACCATACACAAGGTTGCCAAGATACTCGCCCGCAACAAGGTGGGCAGTGCTGTGGTCGTTGATGAGAACGAGGAGATAGTTGGAATAATAACCGACCGCGACATCCTCGACAAGGTCGTTGCCAAGGGTAAGGATCCAAAGAAGGTTCTCGTCAAGGAAGTTATGACGAAGAAGCCGGTTACGATAGAGGACGACTACACGATCCAGGATGCCATAGACAAGATGATGGACAAGGGCATAAGGAGGCTCCTTGTCACTAGGGTCGGGAAGCCGATAGGCTTCGTTACCGCCGCTGACCTTCTGGCCGCGCTCAACAGCATGAACAGCGAAGAGGAAGAAGAGACCGAGGAAGAAACGGAAGTCTACGGTATCTGTGAGATATGCGGCCAGTACGGGCCGCTCTACAAGGTGTACATCGAAGGGCAGGAAAAGTGGGTCTGCGAGAGCTGTAAGGATGAGCTCAACCTCTGATCCCCTTCAGCTCTTTCATTACCCTGTCCAGGATTATCCCGAATTCCGCGTTCCTGTTCTCAAAGCTCAGAGTGTGGACTTCTCCCAGGGGCCTGAACCTGTCAACGAACTTTCTGTGAACCACCGCCAGGAGCGGTTTCTCTGACTTCAGGACTTCCCCAACTGCCCTGATGAACTCATCGCTTTTGTATTCCATCGGGCCGATTTCGTCTATGACTATCAGGTCCGCTTCGACGATCGCCCTCCTTATGGCTGGAACCGCCACCCGGTCTATCTCGTCAACGTGGACGACGTACTTTCCGAAGGGAACTCCTGGAAGGTGTGAAGTTCCCCTGATGCTCGCCAGCGTTCCCTCTTCACCGAGGTCGAGGGCGGTTATCTTGAATCCTATGCGTCTTCCACCCCTCCTTACTTCCCTCGTTATCATCCCGCCTACGATGTAGCCCCAGCGGTCAACTTCTTTAGCCACCCTCTCAACGTGTGTTGTTTTGCCGACTCCTGCAGGACCGGTAACGAATATTCTCAAGGCCATTTCACTCACCGAAGGAGCTTTAAGTTCCTCCCTTAAACCCTTTGGGGTGGTGCTCATGGAGATAAGGTACAGGCCAGAGGAACTCACGAGGCTTCCCCGGAGCGTTAGGTACGAGAAATGGAAGGTCATAATGATAGACCAGACCCTCCTCCCGAGGGAGTTCAAGGAGATAGAGCTTAGAACAGTTGATGAGGTCGCAGATGCCATAATTACCATGAAGGTGCGCGGTGCTCCGGCTATAGGTGCAGCTGCCGCCTTTGGTTTAGCTCTCTACGCTGACACCTCCAAGGCCAAGACCAAGGACGAGTTCATAGACGGCTTCTACACGGCCTACGACAGGCTTAAGAACACAAGGCCAACCGCCGTTAACCTCTTCTGGGCGCTCAACAGGGTGAAGAACCTCGTGGAGGAGCACATGGAGGACAGCCCAGATGAGATAAGAAAACTAATCGTTGCCGAGGCGCAGAAGATAGCGGACGAAGACGTTGAGGCCAACTTGAGGATGGGTCACTACGGTGCCGAGGTTCTTCCAGAGGGGAACGTCCTAACCCACTGCAACGCGGGAAGCCTGGCCACCGTTCAGCTTGGAACCGTTGGCGCCGTTTTGAGGGTCATGCACAGGGATGGGACGCTAAAGCTCCTCTGGGTGGACGAGACGAGGCCCGTTTTGCAGGGCGCGAGGCTTTCAGCATGGGAGTACCACTACGACGGAATCCCCCTCAAGCTCATAACCGACAACATGGCGGGCTTCGTGATGCAGCAGGGCAGGGTCGATGCGATAATCGTCGGAGCCGACAGGATAGTCGCCAACGGGGACTTCGCCAACAAAATAGGAACCTACAGCCTGGCAGTCCTCGCAAAGGAGCATGGGATACCTTTCTTCACTGTTGCGCCGCTCTCGACGATAGACATGAGCCTGAAGAGCGGCGAAGAGATACCCATTGAGGAGAGGAAGCCTGAGGAAGTCCTCACTTGCGGTGGCTGTAAGATAGCTCCGGATGTGGACGTCTACAACCCGGCTTTCGACGTGACGCCCCACAAGTACCTGACCGGAATAATCACGGACAAGGGAGTAGTCTGGCCGCCCTTTGAGAGGAACCTCAAGAAGCTCTTCAAGAAGGACTGAATTTTTCGTTTCTTTTCACATCCCGTCCAGCCAGATGTTCACGAAGGAAACAACATGAGAGGCCAAATAGCTCTTCCGACCCACTCTTACTTTCTCCGCTATGTCCTCAAGGAAGCGCTCGTCCTCTTTGCTGAGGCCAAGGTGATCTCCGAGGACGAAGGCAGGATTCTGCGGGAACTCGACTTCCGTTATTGGCCTCCCATACTCGACGAGGTAGTAGAGCTTCGAGTCCTTCATGACCTTCCTCACGACGTCCTCGAACGTCATGTTGCTGACGTAGATGCCGGGAAGGACTTCGACTTCCTTCGAGGGTTCCCTGAGGTCTTTCCCAACTTCAAAGGCTTTCCTCAGAATCAAAGCTGTGCTCCTCTCGTCCGGGTTGAGACGAACCTTCAGCCTCGGCCCTTCAAAGTGGATCGTCTTCGGCGGATTTGGTTTTCCGTAGAGCGTCATGAAGACCCTGACATCTTTCCTTATCCCATGGGAGAGGAGGAAAGCGCTGTTTAGGAACCTGCAGAGCAGGTCGATCCTTCCCCCGGTTCCTGGTAGGTCTTTGAGCGAAAAGTCCGGTGAAGTCACGGCAGTGTTGGCCTTGAGTATGAACGTCCGCATGGGAAGAAATAGGGCCCAAGGATAGAAAAAGCCTTCGGAGAGGCCTAATCTGTAAGGGTTTTCTCCATTATCACGGCCCTCTCCCTGAAGCCCTTCTTTTTGTACCACTCCCTGGCCGGGTTGCCCAGTTCAACGCGCAGTGCAACCTTTCTGGCCCCGTTTTCCCTGGCCCACTCCTCAGCCCTCTCAAGGAGTGCCGTGCCTATCCCAATCCCCGGAAACAGGGTTTCTATGTCGTAAATGTAGGCAGATGGCACGAAGTCAACCGTGTCAACCTTGATGCAGACCCACACATGCCCGAGGTAGCGGCCGTATCTGTCCAGGGCAACGAAGAACTTGTGTCCACCTGTAGCCAGGAGCTCTTCTATCACCTTCGCGTAGTTCTCGCCGTATTCCTCGTCACTCAGCTGAAAGCGCGAAAAGGACCTGCTGATCCGCCTGTCGTTCTCAAATATCTCGTCGAGGTAGTCCTCGCCGTCGGTTACCGTAAAGTACCTGGCGGTCTCCTCAATCGGGGGGAGATTAATCTGCTTTTTCTTCAACAGCGCCATTCAGGGCATCCTCCCTCGTTATTCTCACCCATCTGTCGTCCTTTAGGTAAACGTAGCCCTTCGTGTACTCCTCAAAAATCCGGTAAAGCTTCTCTCTGAACTCCGGCGGGATGTTGTCGAAGTGAGAGTTCCTGTCATCGAAGTGGAGCATCTCAACGTGCCAGTGCGGCTTTCCTTCCAGAGGAAAGTCAGGATTTCTCTTTATCAGGTAAAGAGAGTGCTCCAGCTCGTCTCTGTCGAGCCTAACCAGACCTTTTTTCAACCTCTCGGGTAGGGTTTCGATGTGTTCGGGCTTGTACTTTATAATGGTTGGATCAATCCCGTTGGCAAGAAGGAAGGTCAGGATTCCGTTGCACTTGAAGCACTGGCCGCAGGGGACGTAGTCGTCGCCCTCCTTGTGGACTGAGTGGCAACTCCTCTGAAGTCTAAAGAGTTCGGGATAGCGGTTGTAGAGGATGCGCTCGACGATGAGGCCGGTTATGGGTCTCACAGCCGACCACTGCCTTATACCAAGGCCCCTCTCCTCGAACCAGGACGTCATGTACTTCTCAAAGGCCTGGCTCTGGTCGTAGGTGGCGTAGTAGTGAGGAATCCCGTGAAACTCGTAGGTGAGCCCGCGCGGGTCGTCGTACTCGTTGCCGAAGATTATGTTACCTGTCCCGTACCTGTGAATGAGGGGCAGGAAGGCGAAGGCATAGCCCTCAAAGAAGAAGAGCCTTATCGGATAGACCTCGGCCCTTGGCTTCCCGACGTTCTGGAGTATCTTCATGTTCTTCTCTATGAAGGTGTAGAGCCTGTCGGCATTGCTCCAGACGCGCTTTGTCTTCGGCTCGTTCTCCCTAAACCAGCGGTAGGCTGGGAGGGCAACGTGCCAGTGGGCACCGGATTCGTTGTAGAAGAAGGGATAGACCTCACAGCCGAGCTCCTTCATCAGGCCGTAGGTCAAGAGGCTCTCCTTTCCGCCAGAGAGCATCACGGCGCATCTGTTGTAGTCCGGCTCGAACTCGACCGGCTCCTCCTCTATTCCCTCCGGTATTACCTCGGCTAGCGGCTGTGGCTTAATCTCCTTCGGGATGAACTCCTCGCG is part of the Thermococcus stetteri genome and encodes:
- a CDS encoding NTPase produces the protein MALRIFVTGPAGVGKTTHVERVAKEVDRWGYIVGGMITREVRRGGRRIGFKITALDLGEEGTLASIRGTSHLPGVPFGKYVVHVDEIDRVAVPAIRRAIVEADLIVIDEIGPMEYKSDEFIRAVGEVLKSEKPLLAVVHRKFVDRFRPLGEVHTLSFENRNAEFGIILDRVMKELKGIRG
- the mtnA gene encoding S-methyl-5-thioribose-1-phosphate isomerase; translation: MEIRYRPEELTRLPRSVRYEKWKVIMIDQTLLPREFKEIELRTVDEVADAIITMKVRGAPAIGAAAAFGLALYADTSKAKTKDEFIDGFYTAYDRLKNTRPTAVNLFWALNRVKNLVEEHMEDSPDEIRKLIVAEAQKIADEDVEANLRMGHYGAEVLPEGNVLTHCNAGSLATVQLGTVGAVLRVMHRDGTLKLLWVDETRPVLQGARLSAWEYHYDGIPLKLITDNMAGFVMQQGRVDAIIVGADRIVANGDFANKIGTYSLAVLAKEHGIPFFTVAPLSTIDMSLKSGEEIPIEERKPEEVLTCGGCKIAPDVDVYNPAFDVTPHKYLTGIITDKGVVWPPFERNLKKLFKKD
- the trmY gene encoding tRNA (pseudouridine(54)-N(1))-methyltransferase TrmY, with translation MRTFILKANTAVTSPDFSLKDLPGTGGRIDLLCRFLNSAFLLSHGIRKDVRVFMTLYGKPNPPKTIHFEGPRLKVRLNPDERSTALILRKAFEVGKDLREPSKEVEVLPGIYVSNMTFEDVVRKVMKDSKLYYLVEYGRPITEVEFPQNPAFVLGDHLGLSKEDERFLEDIAEKVRVGRKSYLASHVVSFVNIWLDGM
- a CDS encoding GNAT family N-acetyltransferase translates to MALLKKKQINLPPIEETARYFTVTDGEDYLDEIFENDRRISRSFSRFQLSDEEYGENYAKVIEELLATGGHKFFVALDRYGRYLGHVWVCIKVDTVDFVPSAYIYDIETLFPGIGIGTALLERAEEWARENGARKVALRVELGNPAREWYKKKGFRERAVIMEKTLTD